Proteins from a genomic interval of Neovison vison isolate M4711 chromosome 4, ASM_NN_V1, whole genome shotgun sequence:
- the NOD1 gene encoding nucleotide-binding oligomerization domain-containing protein 1 — MEKQGHSEAGIISSESHSHVKLLKIHRELLVTHIRNTQCLVDNLLKNDYFSSEDAEIVGACPTQPDKVRKILDLAQSKGEEVSEFLLYVLQQLTDAYVDLRPWLSETGFSPSELIQSKVVINTDPVSRYTEKLRQQLARDSKFVLCYAQKEELLLDETYSDTIVELVGFSNESLGPLESLSCLLDHRTGVLSEQGETIFICGDAGVGKSMLLQRLQSLWAAGRLDTEFKFFFHFRCRMFSRFKEGDTLCLQDLLFKHYCYPEQDPEEVFAFLLRFPQTALFTFDGLDELHSDFDLSSALDTCSPWEPAHPLVLLTNLLSGKLLKGAGKLLTARTGVEIPRQLLRKKVLLRGFSPSHLRAYTKRMFPERAVQEHLLAQLEANPNLCSLCAVPLFCWIIFRCFQHFHSIWEGSAQLPDCTVTLTDVFLLVTEVHLNRTQPTSLVQRNTRSQTETFHAGRGTLRSLGQVAHGGMEKSLFVFRQEEVQAAGMQEGELQLGFLRAVPEQGLGGDQQSYEFFHITLQAFFTAFFLVVDDKVDTGQLLRFFQEWAPGGAGAESCYPPCLPFPCLKGSGLAGEDPFKNKDHFQFTNLFLCGLLSKAKQKLLQHLVPAAALQRKRKALWAHLFASLRAHLQNLPRVKSGAFNQVQAMPTFVWMLRCIYETQSEKVGQLAAKGICANYLKLTFCNVCSADCSALSFVLHHLRKRLALDLDNNNLNDYGVQELQPCFSRLTVIRLSVNQITDSGVKVLYEELTKYKILTFLGLYNNQITDVGARYIARILDECKGLTHLKLGENKITSEGGKCLAVAVKNSKSIFEIGMWGNRIGDEGAKAFAEALRNHPSLTNLSLAFNGISREGGKSLAQALEQNTSLRIFWLTKNELDDEVAESLAEMLKVNQTLKHLWLIQNQITAKGIAQLADALQRNTGIMEICLNGNLIKPEEAKVFEDEKRIICF; from the exons ATGGAAAAGCAGGGCCACAGTGAGGCGGGAATAATCTCATCTGAGTCTCACTCCCATGTTAAATTATTGAAAATCCACCGGGAACTTCTGGTCACCCACATCCGCAACACCCAGTGTCTGGTGGACAACTTGCTGAAGAATGACTACTTCTCTTCTGAAGATGCAGAGATCGTGGGTGCCTGCCCCACGCAGCCCGACAAG GTCCGCAAAATTCTggacctggcacagagcaagGGCGAGGAGGTGTCTGAGTTCCTCCTCTATGTGCTCCAGCAACTCACAGATGCTTACGTGGATCTCAGGCCTTGGCTGTCGGAGACTGGCTTTTCCCCCTCGGAGCTCATTCAGAGCAAAGTTGTCATCAACACCGACCCAG TGAGCAGGTACACGGAGAAGCTGCGACAGCAACTGGCCCGTGATTCCAAGTTCGTCCTGTGCTACGCCCAGAAGGAGGAACTGCTGCTGGACGAGACATACAGCGACACCATCGTGGAGCTGGTGGGCTTCAGCAACGAGAGCCTGGGCCCGCTGGAGAGCCTGAGCTGCCTGCTGGACCACCGCACCGGGGTCCTCAGCGAGCAGGGCGAGACCATCTTCATCTGCGGGGACGCGGGCGTGGGCAAGTCCATGCTGCTGCAGCGCCTGCAGAGCCTGTGGGCTGCGGGGCGGCTGGACACCGAGTTCAAGTTCTTCTTCCACTTCCGCTGCCGCATGTTCAGCCGCTTCAAGGAGGGTGACACGCTGTGCCTGCAGGACCTGCTCTTCAAGCATTACTGCTACCCGGAGCAGGACCCCGAGGAGGTGTTCGCTTTCCTGCTGCGTTTCCCCCAGACGGCCCTCTTCACCTTCGACGGCCTGGACGAGCTGCACTCAGACTTTGATCTGAGCAGCGCATTGGACACCTGCTCCCCCTGGGAGCCCGCCCACCCCCTGGTCCTGCTGACCaacctgctcagcgggaagctgctCAAGGGGGCTGGCAAGCTGCTCACAGCCCGCACAGGCGTGGAGATCCCACGCCAGCTTCTCCGCAAGAAGGTGCTCCTGCGGGGCTTCTCCCCTAGCCACCTGCGCGCCTACACGAAGAGGATGTTCCCCGAACGCGCTGTGCAGGAGCACCTGCTGGCCCAGCTGGAGGCCAACCCCAACCTCTGCAGCCTGTGTGCCGTGCCCCTCTTCTGCTGGATCATCTTCCGCTGTTTCCAGCACTTCCACAGCATTTGGGAGGGCTCTGCGCAGCTGCCCGACTGCACGGTGACCCTCACCGACGTTTTCCTGCTGGTCACTGAGGTGCACCTGAACAGGACGCAGCCCACCAGTCTGGTGCAGCGGAACACGCGCAGCCAGACCGAGACCTTCCACGCCGGCCGGGGCACCTTGCGCTCGCTTGGGCAGGTGGCCCATGGTGGCATGGAGAAGAGCCTCTTTGTGTTCCGCCAGGAGGAGGTGCAGGCAGCTGGGATGCAGGAGGGGGAGCTGCAGCTGGGCTTCCTGCGGGCCGTACCGGAGCAGGGCCTGGGCGGGGACCAGCAGTCCTACGAGTTTTTCCACATCACCCTCCAGGCCTTTTTTACTGCCTTCTTTCTCGTGGTGGATGACAAGGTGGACACTGGGCAACTGCTCAGGTTTTTCCAGGAGTGGGCTCCTGGGGGGGCAGGAGCCGAATCCTGCTATCCCCCCTGTCTCCCCTTCCCGTGCCTGAAGGGCAGTGGCCTGGCAGGGGAGGACCCCTTCAAGAATAAGGATCACTTTCAGTTCACTAACCTCTTCCTGTGCGGGCTGTTGTCTAAGGCCAAACAGAAACTCCTGCAGCACCTGGTGCCCGCCGCTGCCTTGCAGAGAAAGCGCAAGGCCCTGTGGGCACACCTGTTTGCCAGCCTGCGGGCTCACCTGCAGAACCTGCCCCGCGTGAAGTCTGGGGCCTTCAACCAGGTGCAGGCCATGCCCACCTTTGTCTGGATGCTGCGTTGCATCTACGAGACGCAGAGCGAGAAGGTGGGGCAACTGGCGGCCAAGGGCATCTGCGCCAACTACCTCAAGCTGACCTTCTGCAACGTGTGCTCGGCAGACTGCAGCGCCCTCTCCTTCGTCCTGCACCATCTCCGCAAGCGGCTTGCCCTTGACCTGGACAACAACAATCTCAACGACTACGGCGTGCAGGAGCTGCAGCCTTGCTTCAGCCGCCTCACGGTCATCAG actcAGTGTAAACCAGATCACAGACAGTGGGGTGAAGGTGTTGTATGAAGAGCTAACCAAATACAAAATCCTGACCTTCTTAGG CCTGTACAACAACCAGATCACTGATGTGGGAGCCAGGTACATTGCCAGGATCCTGGACGAGTGCAAAGGCCTCACGCACCTCAA ACTGGGGGAGAACAAAATAACGAGTGAAGGAGGAAAGTGCCTGGCTGTGGCTGTGAAGAACAGCAAATCAATCTTCGAAATCGG GATGTGGGGCAACAGAATCGGTGATGAAGGAGCAAAGGCCTTCGCAGAGGCTCTGAGGAACCACCCCAGTCTGACTAACCTCAG TCTTGCATTCAACGGCATctccagagaaggaggaaagagccTTGCACAGGCCCTGGAGCAGAACACCTCTCTGAGAATATTCTG gCTCACCAAAAATGAACTGGATGACGAAGTGGCAGAGAGCCTGGCAGAGATGTTGAAAGTCAACCAGACATTGAAACATTTATG GCTTATCCAGAACCAGATCACAGC